A window from Anser cygnoides isolate HZ-2024a breed goose chromosome 1, Taihu_goose_T2T_genome, whole genome shotgun sequence encodes these proteins:
- the LOC136788902 gene encoding heat shock transcription factor, X-linked-like, with the protein MVMLEHLPPQRPDRPAGSRSLSGRTKTKLATEMASGGNFSENEIKEIKREPLPAETSPVSAPDKLVESSESPSAEPLGQHRGAACDGAAASVKEEMDWLASTDNCESKPCSSSEESAVKANVFSFLSFPEKLWQLVESNDFKTIWWGHCGNCIVIDEEIFKAEVLGRSGPQKIFETERMKSFIRQLNLYGFTKMQQDFQRSASLPEFLAEEDAFSAHRKLLLYHNPNFKRDSPHLLVNCKRRVALKRKATAAHATQAALYGNCPSSSPGIQHGWGADAGEEKDGMAAAPAEHTQTAAPAGPPLPKRQAKATPQASGAHPASGVDAPSLPGPAAEAAGRDEQQPPASSQLPPRSSPSPSASPTPTRHYFLPLMGAGSAPTHQNAPAPRIPWATIPPFRPFAILGPAAAAATAMPNPPDWQPSAAPHCPTCTCSPNKAAAGNGLEP; encoded by the exons ATGGTGATGCTCGAGCATCTCCCACCACAACGCCCAGACAGACCAGCTGGGTCTCGCTCGCTGAGTGGCAGGACGAAGACTAAGCTGGCCACTGAAATGGCTTCAGGCGGaaacttcagtgaaaatgagataaaagaaattaagaggGAGCCGCTTCCAGCAGAAACTTCACCTGTTTCTGCTCCAGACAAGCTGGTTGAATCCTCAGAGTCCCCTTCTGCTGAGCCTCTGGGTCAGCACAGAGGAGCAGCTTGTGATGGTGCTGCAGCATCAGTAAAGGAAGAAATGGATTGGCTGGCTTCCACTGATAACTGTGAGAGCAAACCCTGCAGTTCTTCTGAGGAGAGCGCTGTCAAAGCCAAtgtcttctccttcctcagtttcccagagaaactgtggcaACTAGTTGAAAGCAACGACTTTAAGACCATTTGGTGGGGTCACTGTGGAAACTGCATTGTGAttgatgaagaaatatttaaagcgGAAGTGCTGGGAAGGAGCGGGCCTCAGAAAATTTTTGAGACTGAGCGTATGAAAAGTTTCATCCGTCAGCTTAACCTGTACGGATTTACCAAAATGCAACAGGACTTCCAAAGATCTGCCTCACTTCCTGAATTCCTTGCAGAAGAAGATGCGTTTTCTGCTCACAGGAAG tTACTCCTCTACCACAACCCCAACTTCAAGAGAGATTCTCCCCACCTGCTCGTCAACTGCAAGCGCCGTGTTGCTCTGAAGAGGAAAGCCACGGCTGCCCATGCAACGCAGGCGGCTCTGTATGGAaactgccccagcagcagcccaggcatCCAGCATGGGTGGGGAGCAGATGCCGGGGAGGAGAAGGACGggatggcagcagctccagcagagcaCACGCAGacagcagcccccgcagggCCCCCACTCCCAAAGCGCCAGGCAAAAGCCACCCCCCAGGCTAGCGGTGCCCATCCAGCCTCAGGCGTGgatgctccctccctgccaggccccgctgcagaggcagcaggcagggacgAGCAacagcctccagcctcctcccagctgCCACCACGCAGCAGCCCGAGCCCATCTGCCTCTCCTACTCCCACACGGCACTACTTTCTGCCTCTCATGGGAGCCGGCTCGGCGCCTACGCACCAAAACGCGCCAGCTCCACGGATTCCCTGGGCCACCATACCTCCCTTCCGTCCTTTTGCAATTCTTGGGCCGGCAGCAGCCGCTGCCACGGCCATGCCGAATCCACCCGACTGGCAGCCCTCAGCAGCCCCACACTGCCCAACTTGCACCTGCAGCCCAAacaaggcagctgcaggcaaTGGGCTGGAACCCTAG